The following proteins are encoded in a genomic region of Bosea beijingensis:
- the tsaB gene encoding tRNA (adenosine(37)-N6)-threonylcarbamoyltransferase complex dimerization subunit type 1 TsaB, with translation MRILAIDTALGACSACVLDTADMVKPLAIEQIAMDRGHAEALMPLVERVMKDVEGGFGSLSRVAVTVGPGSYTGLRVGVSAARAIAFAAGIPAVGVTTVAAFAAPLIGRESGRVIAAALDAKHGQVWFQALTAEGKPLVSLRQVSYRDAARAIGAGPVSLVGSSALAVANEAWAIGLDALVIDDAKAPDIAWVARLGFIADPESAPPRPLYLKAPETTPQDKARLPRR, from the coding sequence ATGCGCATTCTCGCGATCGATACCGCGCTCGGCGCCTGCTCGGCCTGCGTGCTGGACACGGCCGACATGGTGAAGCCCCTGGCGATCGAGCAGATCGCCATGGATCGCGGCCATGCCGAAGCGCTGATGCCGCTGGTCGAGCGCGTCATGAAGGATGTCGAGGGCGGCTTCGGTTCGCTCTCGCGCGTCGCCGTGACGGTCGGACCCGGCAGCTATACGGGTCTGCGGGTCGGCGTCAGTGCGGCGCGTGCCATCGCCTTCGCGGCGGGCATCCCGGCGGTGGGCGTCACCACTGTCGCAGCCTTCGCCGCGCCCCTGATCGGACGTGAATCAGGCCGGGTCATCGCCGCCGCGCTCGATGCCAAGCATGGTCAGGTCTGGTTTCAGGCCCTGACGGCCGAGGGCAAACCGCTGGTCTCGCTCCGGCAGGTCAGCTATCGCGACGCGGCCCGGGCCATCGGCGCAGGCCCTGTCAGCCTCGTCGGCTCCTCGGCGCTCGCCGTCGCCAACGAAGCCTGGGCGATCGGCCTCGACGCGCTGGTGATCGACGATGCCAAGGCGCCCGATATCGCCTGGGTCGCCCGGCTCGGCTTCATCGCCGATCCCGAGAGCGCGCCGCCCCGGCCGCTCTACCTGAAGGCGCCCGAGACGACGCCACAGGACAAAGCCCGCCTGCCGCGCCGGTGA
- the trpS gene encoding tryptophan--tRNA ligase, producing MSGFHQRVFSGMQPTSTLHLGNYLGALTNWVAMQKTHECIYCVVDMHAITMWQDPADLKRAIREVTAAYIAAGVDPKTSIIFNQSQVRGHAELAWVFNCVARLGWLNRMTQFKEKAGKDRENASVGLYAYPNLMAADILLYKATHVPVGEDQKQHLELTRDIAQKFNNDFGPQIAELGLGAGELGFFPQPEPMIQGPAPRVMSLRDGTKKMSKSDASDYSRINLTDDAEAIAQKIRKAKTDPEALPSEEKGLEGRPEAENLVGIYAGLSGSSKDAVLKQFGGGQFSGFKAALVDLAVEKLAPIAGEMRRLLADPKHIDAILGQGADRADAIAAPIMREVKDIVGFVRSR from the coding sequence ATGTCGGGTTTTCATCAGCGCGTATTTTCAGGCATGCAGCCGACCTCGACGCTGCATCTCGGCAATTATCTGGGCGCGCTGACCAACTGGGTCGCGATGCAGAAGACGCATGAGTGCATCTATTGCGTCGTCGACATGCACGCGATCACGATGTGGCAGGACCCGGCCGATCTGAAGCGCGCCATTCGTGAGGTCACCGCCGCCTATATCGCCGCTGGCGTCGATCCGAAGACGAGCATCATCTTCAACCAGAGCCAGGTGCGGGGCCATGCCGAGCTTGCCTGGGTGTTCAACTGCGTCGCCCGCCTCGGCTGGCTGAACCGCATGACCCAGTTCAAGGAAAAGGCCGGCAAGGACCGCGAGAACGCTTCGGTGGGCTTGTATGCCTATCCGAACCTGATGGCGGCCGACATCCTGCTCTACAAGGCGACGCATGTGCCTGTCGGCGAGGACCAGAAGCAGCATCTGGAGCTGACCCGCGACATTGCCCAGAAGTTCAACAATGATTTCGGGCCGCAGATCGCCGAGCTCGGCCTCGGCGCGGGCGAGCTCGGTTTCTTCCCGCAGCCCGAGCCGATGATCCAGGGCCCGGCGCCGCGCGTGATGAGCCTGCGCGACGGCACCAAGAAGATGTCGAAATCCGATGCATCCGACTATTCGCGCATCAACCTGACCGATGATGCCGAGGCGATCGCCCAGAAGATCCGCAAGGCCAAGACCGATCCCGAGGCGCTGCCCTCCGAGGAGAAGGGTCTTGAAGGCCGGCCCGAGGCCGAGAATCTCGTCGGCATCTATGCCGGCCTCTCCGGCTCGTCGAAGGACGCGGTGCTCAAGCAGTTTGGCGGCGGCCAGTTCTCCGGCTTCAAGGCGGCGCTGGTCGATCTCGCGGTCGAGAAGCTCGCGCCGATCGCCGGCGAGATGCGCCGTCTGCTGGCCGACCCGAAGCATATCGACGCTATCCTCGGTCAGGGCGCCGACCGGGCCGATGCGATCGCGGCGCCGATCATGCGCGAGGTCAAGGACATCGTCGGCTTCGTTCGGAGCCGGTGA
- the lnt gene encoding apolipoprotein N-acyltransferase, translating to MGLARVAEAIILGWGWRKRLIALVAGASGALGLPPFDLWPLVVVPMTIAVWLIDGAVGTSAWRRFRAAFAVGWWWGFGFFLAGLWWLGAAFLVEADKFAWAMPLGVVALPAFLAIFPAFAFGFSRLAWPKGAGRILVLAAMLALSEWLRGHVLTGFPWNVYGMMLASEIHIAQIASLIGVYGLTLFAVAIGAAPAVLGTARTPAGRNLPLLLALAALAGFFAFGYWRVPAAPSPLVAGVKLRLMQPNLPQDAKFSGNNGAAILERYLALSDRATSPTTPGLQGITHLIWPESAFPFLLGRTPGALSRIGAALPPDVTLITGAARAGETLPGESRPPIYNSIQVVSDEGVILASYDKVHLVPFGEYLPPVLDRLLRGIGLSQFVSIPGGFAAGSGRTPLAIKGLPTAAPLICYEAVFPGEVAARGPRAGFFLNLTNDGWFGQTSGPYQHFAQARLRSIEEGLPLIRAANTGISAVIDAYGRTIASLPLGVEGVLDLGLPQAGPVTLYARAGDFVFAGLLLLFLGFSRLRARE from the coding sequence ATGGGGCTGGCACGGGTCGCGGAGGCCATCATCCTGGGTTGGGGTTGGCGGAAGCGCCTGATCGCGCTTGTCGCCGGCGCGAGCGGCGCGCTCGGCCTGCCGCCGTTCGATCTCTGGCCGCTCGTCGTCGTGCCGATGACCATCGCGGTCTGGCTGATCGACGGCGCCGTCGGCACCAGCGCCTGGCGCCGCTTCCGGGCCGCCTTCGCGGTCGGCTGGTGGTGGGGCTTCGGCTTCTTCCTCGCCGGCCTGTGGTGGCTCGGCGCCGCCTTTCTGGTCGAGGCCGACAAATTCGCCTGGGCGATGCCGCTCGGCGTCGTCGCCTTGCCGGCCTTCCTTGCCATCTTCCCGGCCTTCGCTTTCGGCTTCTCGCGCCTGGCCTGGCCCAAGGGCGCCGGGCGCATCCTCGTGCTCGCCGCCATGCTGGCGCTCAGCGAATGGCTGCGCGGCCATGTCCTGACCGGCTTCCCCTGGAACGTCTACGGCATGATGCTGGCCAGCGAGATCCATATCGCGCAGATCGCCTCGCTCATCGGTGTCTATGGCCTGACCCTGTTCGCCGTGGCGATCGGGGCGGCTCCGGCCGTGCTCGGGACGGCGCGGACGCCGGCAGGGCGCAACCTGCCGCTGCTCCTGGCACTCGCCGCATTGGCCGGCTTCTTCGCCTTCGGCTACTGGCGCGTGCCGGCCGCTCCCTCGCCGCTCGTGGCCGGGGTGAAGCTTCGGCTGATGCAGCCCAACCTGCCGCAGGACGCCAAGTTCAGCGGCAATAACGGTGCGGCGATCCTCGAACGCTATCTGGCCCTGAGCGACCGGGCGACCAGCCCGACCACGCCCGGCCTCCAGGGCATCACGCATCTGATCTGGCCGGAATCGGCCTTTCCCTTCCTGCTCGGCCGCACGCCCGGCGCCCTGTCGCGCATTGGGGCCGCGCTGCCGCCCGATGTGACGCTGATCACCGGGGCGGCGCGCGCCGGCGAGACGCTGCCCGGCGAAAGCCGGCCGCCGATCTACAATTCGATCCAGGTCGTCAGTGACGAGGGCGTCATCCTCGCCAGCTACGACAAGGTCCATCTCGTCCCCTTCGGCGAGTATCTGCCGCCCGTCCTGGATAGATTGCTCCGCGGTATCGGCCTGTCCCAGTTCGTCTCGATCCCCGGCGGCTTCGCGGCCGGAAGCGGCCGGACGCCGCTCGCGATCAAGGGTCTGCCGACGGCGGCGCCGCTGATCTGCTACGAGGCGGTGTTCCCGGGCGAGGTCGCCGCGCGCGGCCCGCGTGCCGGCTTCTTCCTGAACCTGACCAATGACGGCTGGTTCGGCCAGACCAGCGGTCCCTACCAGCATTTCGCCCAGGCGCGCCTGCGCAGCATCGAGGAAGGCCTGCCGCTGATACGCGCCGCCAATACCGGTATTTCAGCGGTGATCGATGCCTATGGCCGGACCATCGCGAGCCTGCCGCTCGGCGTGGAAGGCGTGCTGGATTTGGGCCTGCCGCAGGCCGGCCCCGTCACGCTCTATGCAAGGGCGGGGGACTTTGTTTTCGCCGGGCTTCTGCTTCTTTTTCTGGGGTTTTCCCGCTTACGTGCGCGCGAATGA
- the ybeY gene encoding rRNA maturation RNase YbeY, with the protein MNDRPRGRRPAPPPEKTSPEINLDVRAQSRRWHELGKLPSLRALLNEALDAGIAVSPRKPMPGAELSLLLTDDKRIRIVNRDWRGFDKATNVLSFPAAPPERVAQSPLLGDIVIAYETVLREAEAESKSVMDHLRHLAIHGLLHILGEDHETETEARRMEALEVEALARLGVADPYAGAELVTAPVPSSA; encoded by the coding sequence ATGAACGATCGACCTCGCGGGCGGCGCCCGGCGCCGCCACCCGAGAAGACGTCTCCGGAGATCAATCTCGACGTCAGGGCGCAGTCCCGCCGCTGGCATGAGCTCGGCAAGCTGCCGAGCCTGCGTGCGCTGCTGAACGAGGCGCTGGACGCCGGCATCGCGGTATCCCCGCGAAAGCCCATGCCCGGCGCCGAGCTCAGCCTGCTGCTCACCGACGACAAGCGCATCCGCATCGTCAACCGCGACTGGCGCGGCTTCGACAAGGCGACGAACGTGCTGTCTTTCCCGGCTGCACCCCCGGAGCGCGTCGCGCAGAGCCCGCTGCTCGGCGACATCGTCATCGCCTATGAGACGGTGCTGCGCGAGGCGGAAGCCGAATCCAAGAGCGTGATGGACCATCTCCGCCATCTCGCGATTCACGGCCTGCTCCATATCCTCGGCGAGGATCACGAGACCGAGACTGAGGCGCGCCGCATGGAAGCGCTCGAAGTTGAAGCCCTCGCCCGCCTCGGTGTGGCCGATCCCTATGCCGGTGCCGAGCTCGTCACGGCGCCCGTTCCTTCTTCCGCGTAA
- a CDS encoding GNAT family N-acetyltransferase: MDWLRRLLHPDSAPPRTMRLDAGHALQVATLHHQGGFARGWEPAECAALIADAAVVADGVFSGGGHHPEGFVISRKAADEAEILSIVVAPARRRDGFGRALLAAHLARLAEEGANHVFLEVEEGNLPAERLYRHFGFREVGRRKGYYPKPDGTRATAIAMRLDLA; encoded by the coding sequence ATGGATTGGCTACGCAGACTGCTTCACCCTGATTCGGCCCCGCCGCGCACGATGCGGCTCGATGCCGGCCATGCCTTGCAGGTCGCGACGCTGCATCATCAGGGCGGCTTCGCGCGTGGCTGGGAGCCGGCCGAATGCGCGGCGCTGATCGCCGATGCGGCTGTCGTGGCCGATGGCGTCTTCAGCGGCGGCGGACACCATCCCGAGGGTTTCGTGATCTCCCGCAAGGCTGCCGACGAGGCGGAGATCCTGAGCATCGTCGTCGCGCCCGCCCGCCGTCGCGACGGTTTCGGCCGCGCGCTGCTCGCCGCCCATCTCGCCCGGCTGGCCGAGGAGGGTGCGAACCACGTCTTCCTCGAGGTCGAGGAGGGCAATCTGCCGGCGGAGCGGCTCTACCGCCATTTCGGCTTCCGCGAGGTCGGAAGGCGCAAGGGCTATTACCCCAAGCCGGACGGCACGCGCGCCACCGCGATCGCGATGCGGCTCGATCTCGCGTGA
- a CDS encoding lysophospholipid acyltransferase family protein — MNGLRFGALARVVMLCMGTLGLVLAQLVVMRVMPSRRGALPLRFHRLTCWCLGVRRRVRGAPPPAGTGALIVSNHVSWLDIGVIGAERELAFVAKSEVGQWPVVGFLANLQRTLYIDRQRRSATAGMAATMGARIANGEEVVLFAEGTTGDGTRTLPFRSSLLGAAHQAMGDATADVTVYPLTITYTGSQGLPGGRIGRGALAWHGDTELWPHLKYVLGCGAVDVELVWGEPIVMGRATSRKEATRLAEASVRKARQQAVTGRLDA, encoded by the coding sequence ATGAACGGCCTCCGCTTCGGTGCGCTCGCCCGTGTGGTGATGCTGTGCATGGGCACGCTCGGGCTCGTCCTCGCCCAGCTCGTCGTCATGCGGGTCATGCCGTCGCGTCGCGGCGCCTTGCCGCTGCGCTTCCACCGCCTGACCTGCTGGTGCCTCGGCGTGCGCAGGCGGGTGCGGGGCGCGCCGCCGCCGGCCGGAACCGGGGCGCTCATCGTGTCCAACCACGTCTCCTGGCTCGATATCGGCGTGATCGGCGCCGAGCGCGAACTCGCTTTCGTCGCCAAGAGCGAGGTCGGCCAATGGCCGGTGGTCGGCTTCCTCGCCAATCTCCAGCGCACGCTCTACATCGACCGGCAGCGCCGCAGTGCCACCGCAGGCATGGCCGCCACCATGGGCGCGCGCATCGCCAATGGCGAGGAAGTCGTGCTGTTCGCCGAGGGCACGACCGGCGACGGCACCCGCACCCTGCCCTTCCGCTCCTCCCTGCTCGGCGCCGCGCATCAGGCCATGGGCGATGCCACGGCGGATGTGACGGTCTATCCCCTGACCATCACCTATACCGGCTCGCAGGGCCTTCCGGGCGGGCGCATCGGGCGTGGAGCGCTCGCCTGGCATGGCGACACCGAGCTCTGGCCGCATCTGAAATATGTGCTGGGATGCGGCGCCGTCGATGTCGAGCTGGTCTGGGGCGAGCCGATCGTGATGGGCCGCGCCACCTCGCGCAAGGAGGCGACGCGGCTGGCCGAAGCGTCGGTGCGCAAGGCGCGCCAGCAGGCCGTCACCGGCCGGCTCGACGCCTGA
- a CDS encoding universal stress protein has protein sequence MVKRRRSYETGHRPKFLAVVDGSEECAKAIRFAARRCARVGAAIVLLGVATPPEHETWLGVGEVMQAEAEAEAEKRLETAAAAVRALAGLEPEMVVRVGNKADELVKLIEEDEDISLLVLAAGTSSKGPGPLVSALAGKSSASFPIPVAIVPGHLEDEEIDALA, from the coding sequence ATGGTCAAGAGACGGCGGTCCTACGAGACGGGCCATCGCCCGAAGTTCCTCGCCGTGGTCGATGGCAGCGAGGAATGCGCCAAGGCGATTCGCTTCGCCGCGCGCCGCTGCGCCCGTGTCGGCGCGGCGATCGTCCTGCTTGGCGTCGCTACCCCGCCCGAGCACGAGACCTGGCTCGGTGTCGGTGAAGTCATGCAGGCCGAAGCCGAGGCCGAGGCCGAGAAGCGCCTCGAAACCGCAGCAGCAGCGGTGCGGGCGCTGGCCGGGCTCGAACCCGAGATGGTCGTGCGCGTCGGCAACAAGGCCGACGAACTCGTGAAGCTGATCGAGGAGGACGAGGATATCTCGCTGCTCGTGCTCGCAGCCGGGACGAGCAGCAAGGGCCCCGGCCCGCTCGTCAGCGCGCTCGCCGGCAAATCCTCGGCGAGCTTCCCGATCCCCGTCGCCATCGTGCCCGGGCATCTGGAGGACGAGGAGATCGACGCCCTCGCCTGA
- a CDS encoding NifU family protein translates to MFIQTEATPNPATLKFLPGRAVMPDGTLDLRDVTDAERSPLAQRLFGVSGVSGVFLGSDFITVTKSDGEWPHLKPAILGAIMEHFMSGAPVLAAGSAADVIEEGEFFDPADAQTVETIKDLLETRIRPAVAGDGGDITFRGYRDGTVYLAMKGSCSGCPSSTATLKHGIQNLLRHFLPDVREVEAV, encoded by the coding sequence ATGTTCATCCAGACCGAAGCCACGCCGAATCCGGCGACACTCAAGTTTCTTCCCGGCCGCGCTGTCATGCCCGACGGCACGCTCGACCTGCGCGACGTTACCGACGCCGAGCGCTCCCCGCTGGCGCAGCGCCTGTTCGGCGTTTCCGGTGTTTCCGGCGTCTTCCTCGGCTCCGATTTCATCACCGTCACCAAGTCGGACGGTGAATGGCCGCATCTGAAGCCCGCGATCCTCGGCGCCATCATGGAGCATTTCATGTCGGGCGCTCCGGTCCTGGCAGCCGGCTCGGCCGCCGATGTGATCGAGGAGGGCGAGTTCTTCGATCCCGCCGATGCGCAGACCGTCGAGACGATCAAGGACCTGCTCGAAACCCGCATCCGCCCGGCGGTTGCCGGCGATGGCGGCGACATCACCTTCCGCGGCTATCGCGACGGCACGGTCTATCTGGCGATGAAGGGCTCCTGCTCGGGCTGCCCCTCCTCGACCGCGACGCTGAAGCACGGCATCCAGAACCTGCTGCGCCACTTCCTGCCGGATGTGCGCGAAGTCGAAGCCGTCTGA
- a CDS encoding PhoH family protein, with amino-acid sequence MAQADSTQRPDRNPRRDLAPARPEGGVRESAGREGLAATEVVLSFDDNRLASLVFGQYDQNLAHLERRLGVVVSPNGNHVTVKGARETAEQAGRVLKTLYARAKAGAPVTLGEVDGAIEESNVQRSLFPTADAGKTSFDAVVTRKRGPVRARNAAQDAYLRQLKRHELVLAEGPAGTGKTWLAVGHAVSLIEQGVVERMILSRPAVEAGERLGFLPGDMREKVDPYLRPIYDALNDFMEARHVERGLQTGMIEIAPLAFMRGRTLSNAVVLLDEAQNATSMQMKMFLTRLGEGSRMIITGDPSQIDLPPGQRSGLVEAVKLLKDVDGVGYARFEEGDVVRHELVRRIVMAYESAARHERAEREERLRNPETPPDLNREGDSEGLKRMLARERPR; translated from the coding sequence TTGGCACAGGCTGATTCGACGCAAAGACCCGACCGGAACCCGCGGCGCGATCTGGCGCCCGCCCGCCCCGAGGGCGGTGTGCGCGAAAGCGCGGGCCGCGAAGGGCTGGCGGCGACGGAGGTCGTGCTCTCCTTCGACGACAACCGTCTCGCCAGCCTGGTCTTCGGCCAGTACGACCAGAACCTCGCCCATCTCGAGCGCCGGCTCGGCGTCGTGGTCAGCCCCAATGGCAACCACGTCACGGTGAAGGGCGCCCGCGAGACGGCCGAGCAGGCCGGGCGCGTGCTGAAGACGCTTTACGCCCGTGCCAAGGCCGGCGCGCCGGTCACGCTCGGCGAGGTCGACGGCGCGATCGAGGAAAGCAACGTGCAGCGCTCGCTCTTCCCGACGGCCGATGCCGGCAAGACCTCCTTCGATGCGGTCGTGACCCGCAAGCGCGGGCCCGTTCGCGCCCGCAATGCCGCGCAGGACGCCTATCTGCGCCAGCTCAAGCGCCACGAGCTCGTGCTCGCCGAGGGCCCGGCCGGCACCGGCAAGACCTGGCTCGCGGTCGGGCACGCGGTCTCGCTGATCGAGCAGGGCGTGGTCGAGCGCATGATCCTGTCGCGCCCGGCTGTCGAAGCCGGCGAGCGACTCGGCTTCCTGCCCGGCGACATGCGCGAGAAGGTCGATCCCTATCTGCGCCCGATCTACGACGCGCTGAACGACTTCATGGAGGCGCGCCATGTCGAGCGCGGCCTGCAGACCGGGATGATCGAGATCGCGCCACTCGCTTTCATGCGCGGCCGCACGCTCTCGAATGCCGTCGTTCTGCTCGACGAAGCGCAGAATGCCACCTCGATGCAGATGAAGATGTTCCTCACCCGCCTGGGCGAGGGCTCGCGCATGATCATCACCGGCGATCCCTCGCAGATCGACCTGCCTCCGGGCCAGCGCTCCGGCCTGGTCGAGGCGGTGAAGCTGCTCAAGGATGTCGATGGCGTCGGCTATGCCCGCTTCGAGGAAGGCGATGTCGTCAGGCATGAGCTGGTGCGACGCATCGTCATGGCCTATGAGAGCGCTGCGCGCCATGAGCGCGCGGAACGGGAAGAGCGCTTGCGCAATCCCGAGACGCCCCCGGATCTCAACCGGGAAGGCGACAGCGAAGGGCTGAAGCGGATGTTGGCGCGGGAGCGGCCGCGATGA
- a CDS encoding helix-turn-helix domain-containing protein, whose protein sequence is MIKKVPNPIDKHVGSRVRMRRMLAGVSQEKLGEALGLTFQQVQKYEKGSNRISASRLQQIAKMLDVPVSFFFDGAPTGDMPETGFADSAATTYISEFLATSEGVQLTKAFTRIKSGRVRRRIIDLVEALAEEDAGTA, encoded by the coding sequence ATGATCAAGAAAGTCCCCAATCCGATCGACAAGCATGTCGGCAGCCGCGTCCGCATGCGTCGGATGCTCGCTGGCGTCAGCCAGGAAAAACTGGGCGAGGCGCTCGGGCTGACCTTCCAGCAGGTGCAGAAATACGAGAAGGGCTCCAACCGCATCAGCGCGAGCCGCCTGCAGCAGATCGCCAAGATGCTCGATGTGCCCGTGTCCTTCTTCTTCGACGGCGCTCCGACCGGCGACATGCCCGAGACCGGCTTCGCCGATTCCGCTGCGACGACCTATATTTCCGAGTTCCTCGCCACCAGCGAAGGCGTCCAGCTCACCAAGGCCTTCACCCGGATCAAGAGCGGCCGGGTCCGCCGCCGGATCATCGATCTCGTCGAGGCTCTGGCCGAGGAAGACGCCGGAACGGCGTGA
- the miaB gene encoding tRNA (N6-isopentenyl adenosine(37)-C2)-methylthiotransferase MiaB gives MKKVHIKSFGCQMNVYDGQRMADILSHQGYEETATPEGADLILLNTCHIRDRAVQKVYTELGKLRDIKKAQGAEGQETKIVVAGCVAQAEGGEIQRRQPAVDLVVGPQAYHRLPELLAEAGKRRVVDTDLPVEDKFGFLPAPKRQAILARGVSAFVTVQEGCDKFCAFCVVPYTRGAEFSRPVAQIMAEVERLAEAGVRDVTLIGQNVNAYHGEGPDGAVWSLARLMHRVAEVPGIARIRYTTSHPRDMDHDLIAAHRDLPQVMPFLHLPVQAGSDRILAAMNRKHTGDEYRRLIERIREARPDIALSSDFIVGFPGETDADFEDTIRLVDEIGFASSYSFNYSPRPGTPAADLDAQIPREVMNERLYRLQERIEHHRQAFNRAMVGRTVDVLLERVGRYPGQLAGKSPYLQAVQIESDANQIGDIVRVVIEKTSTNSLFGRLAEPGETDGKGLAA, from the coding sequence ATGAAGAAAGTCCATATCAAGTCCTTCGGCTGCCAGATGAACGTCTATGACGGGCAGCGCATGGCCGATATCCTGAGCCACCAGGGCTATGAGGAGACGGCCACGCCGGAGGGCGCGGACCTGATTCTGCTCAATACCTGCCATATCCGCGATCGCGCGGTGCAGAAGGTCTATACGGAGCTCGGCAAGCTCCGCGACATCAAGAAGGCGCAAGGTGCGGAAGGCCAGGAGACGAAGATCGTCGTCGCCGGCTGCGTCGCCCAGGCCGAGGGCGGCGAGATCCAGCGCCGCCAGCCCGCAGTCGATCTCGTGGTCGGGCCGCAGGCCTATCATCGCCTGCCCGAATTGCTGGCGGAAGCCGGCAAGCGCCGCGTCGTCGATACCGACCTGCCGGTCGAGGACAAGTTCGGCTTCCTGCCGGCACCGAAGCGGCAGGCGATCCTGGCGCGCGGCGTTTCGGCCTTCGTCACGGTTCAGGAAGGCTGCGACAAGTTCTGCGCCTTCTGCGTCGTGCCCTATACGCGCGGCGCCGAGTTCTCCCGGCCGGTCGCGCAGATCATGGCCGAGGTCGAGCGTCTCGCTGAAGCCGGCGTGCGCGACGTCACCCTGATCGGCCAGAACGTCAACGCCTATCATGGCGAGGGGCCGGACGGCGCCGTCTGGAGCCTGGCGCGCCTGATGCATCGCGTCGCGGAGGTGCCGGGCATCGCCCGCATCCGCTATACGACCAGCCACCCCAGAGACATGGACCACGACTTGATCGCCGCCCATCGCGATCTGCCGCAGGTGATGCCCTTCCTGCATCTGCCGGTGCAGGCCGGTTCGGACCGCATCCTCGCCGCGATGAACCGCAAGCATACCGGCGACGAATATCGCCGCCTGATAGAACGTATCCGCGAGGCCCGGCCCGATATCGCGCTGTCCTCGGATTTCATCGTCGGCTTCCCCGGCGAGACCGATGCCGATTTCGAGGACACGATTCGCCTCGTCGACGAGATCGGCTTCGCCTCGAGCTATTCCTTCAATTATTCGCCGCGCCCCGGCACGCCGGCGGCCGATCTCGACGCGCAGATCCCGCGCGAAGTGATGAACGAGCGGCTTTATCGTCTGCAGGAGCGTATCGAGCACCATCGGCAGGCCTTCAACCGGGCCATGGTCGGACGGACGGTGGATGTCCTCCTGGAAAGAGTGGGACGCTATCCGGGACAGCTTGCCGGCAAGTCGCCCTATCTGCAGGCTGTGCAGATCGAGAGTGACGCGAATCAGATCGGCGATATCGTGCGGGTGGTGATCGAGAAGACGAGCACGAATTCCCTGTTCGGCCGGCTGGCGGAGCCGGGCGAGACCGATGGAAAGGGCCTGGCCGCTTGA
- a CDS encoding hemolysin family protein, producing the protein MSDDSRQSQHETAGRGLGHWLGQFLDRLGLRGGGTAREEIVEALAEENGELADLSTQERAMLSNVLSLRERRVGDVMIPRADIVAVPAEATLDELLAHFRTAGHSRLPVFDDTLDDPRGMVHIRDFLEYIAEKARPGENGPPDENGKLAMPHTLSAVELSTRLSETKLLRPVLYVPPSMPAVDLLVRMQSTRTHIALVIDEYGGTDGLVSIEDLIEIVVGDIEDEHDLEETPIVPAGENRFTADARATLAELKAATGVDLSGNEVADDIDTLGGLIVTLAGRVPAQGETVKGPDGLSFEILDSDQRRVKLLTIHCQSEPAAEEPAMEPG; encoded by the coding sequence ATGAGCGACGACAGTCGACAATCCCAGCACGAAACCGCCGGCCGTGGCCTTGGCCACTGGCTCGGCCAATTCCTCGACCGGCTCGGCCTGCGCGGTGGCGGCACGGCCCGCGAGGAGATCGTCGAGGCTCTGGCCGAGGAGAATGGCGAACTTGCCGATCTCTCCACCCAGGAACGCGCGATGCTCAGCAATGTGCTAAGCCTGCGCGAGCGTCGCGTCGGCGACGTGATGATCCCGCGCGCCGACATCGTCGCCGTTCCGGCCGAGGCGACGCTGGACGAATTGCTGGCGCATTTCCGCACCGCCGGCCATTCGCGCCTGCCGGTCTTCGACGACACGCTCGATGATCCTCGCGGCATGGTCCATATCCGCGACTTCCTCGAATACATCGCCGAAAAGGCGCGCCCCGGGGAAAACGGCCCGCCGGACGAGAACGGCAAGCTCGCGATGCCGCACACTTTGTCCGCCGTCGAGCTTTCGACGCGCCTGTCCGAGACCAAGCTGCTGCGCCCCGTCCTGTACGTTCCGCCTTCGATGCCGGCGGTCGACCTTCTCGTCCGCATGCAGTCGACCCGCACCCATATCGCGCTGGTCATCGACGAGTATGGCGGGACCGACGGCCTCGTCTCGATCGAGGACCTGATCGAGATCGTCGTCGGCGATATCGAGGACGAGCACGATCTCGAGGAGACGCCGATCGTCCCGGCCGGCGAGAACCGCTTCACGGCGGATGCCCGCGCGACCCTGGCCGAACTGAAGGCGGCGACCGGCGTCGATCTCTCCGGCAACGAGGTCGCCGACGACATCGACACGCTGGGCGGCCTGATCGTCACGCTGGCGGGTCGTGTGCCGGCCCAGGGCGAGACCGTGAAGGGACCGGACGGACTCAGCTTCGAGATTCTCGATTCCGATCAGCGCCGCGTGAAGCTCCTGACCATCCATTGCCAGAGCGAGCCCGCGGCCGAAGAACCGGCGATGGAGCCGGGTTGA